The genomic stretch GAATAATCATTCCACCAAATAGtagaaaaattatttttctaatattCTAAAATGtcaccaaacaaaaaattgaatgaaaattaattaatttctattccattatcacaatcaaaaATCACCTTAGGATTTATAGAACTTTAATTTGGCCATGTTTGGCTAAGTCTTTTTAAGTTGTTTTTTTTAGCTTTTATGATTAAAGAAAGTTATTTTGAAGGTTTCCATCTAATTTGATTTTATTTCTTTATTCAAAAGATCATTTTAGAGAAGTTAGGATCTTAACTTCTCCCAAAAGTATTTTTGAgaagttattttttaaattaaaataattttcataACTCTTAGGTGACGTTTGGTTGGAGATAAttataatagaaaaaaaatagaaatggaataaaaattaatataaataaaaaattgataaaaaaattattaaatatttttcaatacTCTAAAATACAACCAAATAAATGAATGGAATGAGAATTGATTCATTTTCATTCCATTCCATTTTATTACACTCAACCaaacattatttataaaagatatttttttatcGATATTCAAACACTGAATataattttcattcaaaaaatatccttataaaataGTTATCCCCAAAAAACTTATTTTATGCTTTTTTGCTGTAAAAAAAAACTTGTCATAATAATTgaagaataaagaaaaaaaaattaattgaagaatagaaaatataaaataaaagttGCTAAAATAAACTGGCATGTATTATTTACTACCACGCAGACAATTATTAAAAGGTGGTTTTTTTTAACATAACTTTATAAAAAGAGAActaattcttttttttatttgttaaaaactgttatatatatatataaatatgtacttaagtaaaacactcaaaacatatcattttattgaacttatcaaaaaacaattttgataaatacacattttccttgaatatgAAATCTTATGATTGAAAATAACTCTATTATTTTCTTAACAGTTTTATTTTTAGCATTAGTTACTAAGTTTCTGAATTTATTCGTGGGGTGCATATTTAAAAGCTAAATTTATTCAATAATtataataacataattataaGTAAATAGACTTTATAATCTGAAATGGAATAAATTTAGTTTATAGTCACCTGctatatattatcaaatgatCGATCATTAAAATTCTTCTTGGAATGTTTGTGTTATGGTTTTTTAATGGGCTTTGGGCCTATCGCAAATTATGGAATTTGATACATAGCTCATGGCCCATATCATTGTGGGTTTCCATTACCAGTAATTGGACCAAATTCACTATTGGATTGTGACATTCCTTTCTATAAGGGAAGTTTTTAGTAATATGAAGAAGAAAATAAACATATTTGAGAGAATTTTACTTTATTGACAATATTGAAATACAAAAACATATATTAATAAACATATGggaaatgaaaaatatttttttatcccACATGAAACAATATCACGAACTAAGTTGGCATAAAAAAAATTGACTGTTAACTGAGATCTATTGATTACTTACCAgatgtatattttttttcaagaCCTAATAAAGAGATTAGGATTTTTCAAGTTACACTataaaaaatcttagttttagtcGCAATAAAATTTGTGACTACAAGTAAAAAAAATTGTGACTAAAGAAAAATCATCATACTTATGTCATTACTAAAAATTCCGTGGCTAAAAGTATTAGTAAAAAAATTTACAATTTGAATGTATTTGtagtcacaacaaactttatcactAAAAGTAATAGATTGTGGCTAAAACTATATTAATGACAACTTGTGATTAAATATGATTTTTCAGTCACGGAGAattttttgttgtgactaaaagtggcatttagtcacacaaaatatatattgTGATTAAAATGTTGTCACTAAAGAGTACATTTATTTGTAGTGTTACTTTCTCATGATTCCAAATGAGATATTAAGAACTATGTAGTAGTCTAAAGAATGTAAAAAAAATGGGTATGGTGCAAAATGACCCTTAATGGTGTGGGAGagtaagtaaatgtccatgtttttaattttgtagtaaaatagcctaatcatctctttaatatcacatattaccaaatatgacaaattactattttattctaaatattttaatattatggtatatgtatattatatttgtttaattagtttttattttaaagttattttgattttttttcgtttgttatgggttgttgaatgatataccattccacaaaatatatatactaagttgaaaaataatataccatcaaaacttgcaaaattattactaaaaaatatatatactatgctaacaaaattatatactacaattaaaatgtatatactatgatacaaaattatatactactactatgtatataataaaatagaaactaaatatcacaaaaaaaaattatataccataccacaaaaaacatatacactaattggaaaataatataccaacaacctataaaaaacttaaaaaatcaatataactttaaaataaaaactaattaaacaaaactaatatacatataccactatattaaagtcatacagtcctaaataaataaataaattataaaaagggCAATTTAAGTAATCAAGAATGTAGAAGGgtcatttctctacaattttaaaaatgaggacattagcttcttCATGCCTTTATTTTGGGCCATTTTGAataatttctcaaaaaaaaaacatagtaaCCCGGTTAAAATATTTATAGTAACTCATGGTAAACAAATACTAAATCGTTTGGTTTATATGGGGTAACCATGATTGATTGAAAGAGTAACTCGATTGAGACATGTAGTGTAACTCAGTTGATACATATAAAAAGTATTCTGGTAACATAGTAAAGTTTGTTAGTACAGCCTAGTACATGTATGGATTAATCTAGTTTGAATATATAatgtaattttattatttttattggtATAGATATAGTGTAATTCGATGGTAGACATGGATTAATTTGATTTGTAAATACTTAGTAAATCGATATTGATATACCCAAAGTAACTTGTCTTagccaataaaaaaaaaagtaacttgATTAGTACATACCTAGTTATGCATGAAGGTTTGTGCATATTTGGAAATCCAGTCCTAACTAGTTGATTCATATAGAATAAcccaaattaaatatataatgagCAATCCAAAGTAATTAACTTAGTTAATACATGCAAACGAGTGTGCCAACTATAATATGGTAACCCTAAATGTATAGCAATTAATAATGTGAAATAATCTAGTTGAGTAAATCATtactttttttttgtcaaaaaactATCGTATTAgattaaaattgtaaaaaaaaaaacacatttgcAGATTGGAAGAGGGATCTCTTTCATCCAAAAATACTTATTTTCTATCATAAAAGTATGATTAGTCAATCTATAAACCGTAATATTAATAAGTTACGACTAAAATAGAAAGGAAGAGATACCTCAAAAGCTAGAAAATAATCAAGTTGAGCAAATCATTACTTTTTTTTTGCAAAAACTATGGTATTAGATTAAAATTGTAAAGAAATACATATACAGATTGGAAGAGCGATCTCTTCCATCCAACAATAATCATCGTCTATCATAAAATCATAATTAGCTAATTCATAAGTCGATACATTAAATAAGTTACGactaatataaaaagaaaatatctGAAAGCTAGAAAATAATCAAGTTGAGTACATCGTTAATAACTCATTGCTAATTTAAGACAATTTGGAAGCTCACAACATTTATGATTATTTGACCATAACCATGTACGCAATACTCTTAGctttgattgttattattatcattttcCATTTCTGATGACTTttttattattacaaaaaaaattaatgaccACATATATACAGCATTAATTAGTTCTCTTCATGAATCCATTTCCATAAGTATTAATTATTTCATTATTCACCAAACATAGAATAAATACTCATCCATTAATTTCCCAACTCCAACCAACAAAATCATTAATTATATCATGCATTCTTCTAATTTCATTTCCATATATCTCTCTCTATATTATTCCTACTAATAATTTAGGCAAATCCTAATTATCATAAATAAAGctaataattaataaaaccaaGTGATCAAATATCAGTTTACAATTCACCATTATTATTAGATTTTATAACTCATCATAAACTATTATATGTAGTACTAATATATAATTGATGAACATAATAAAAActactatataaatataaatatatatatatatatcaaaatttaatagataaaattaattaaacacatTATTAATTAATATCTATAATTAATTAACCGGCCATTTACTTTAGAAGAACCGTTCCTACTACTGCTAGAGAGACTCCAGTACTCATCGGAAAACCCTACTTCCGGTAAGGCTGAGCCTCCTCCGCCTCCGCCTCCGCCACCGCTGCCGCCGCACTTGGCGACGGTTCTAACGCTCTCAATCAACTCTTGCGTCCTTCCCTCCTGCGAGAGAATCTCCAACAGCTGCTCCGGTGTGATCACCAGCTTGACCTTCCAAAACCCTCCGCCGTGGCTGTAGTAAGCCGGTCCTCTCGTCGAGAACACTTCGGTGTACGATCGCTTAAGCATTCCTTGGTAGTCAAACGACATCCGATAAGGCGCCACGGCGGAAGAAGTCGCCGGTATGCTGTTCGATCTCACGTGACCTTCTCTAACTATACTACAGCTACTGCTGGCGCTGCTGATATCGCCGCCGTCGCTTCCGCCGAGTGGGAGTAAGTAGTAGGAGTGTCCGGCCACCAACTCTTCGTCGTGAGGGAGAGGCTTCCAGAAAAGATCTTGGCTTCGGAATAGGCCGTGACCCGGAAACTCGCCGGTGATGTTACCGGCCGTGATAGGGGCAAAGAACTCCATAACGCCGCCGTTTGAGGTCGTTACTTTGATTACTCCATCTGGGTCTCCCAAACCTCCGAACAAGCAGTTTCCCATGGTGTTTGATATGTTTTTTCTTTTAGTAAAATAAGAGAATATGACCTATATATGTATGGAACTTTTTGGAAGGAAagtttatttataaattataatcgTCGGTGGGATTATTCTTTGTTGTGTTTAtattttttggaccatgtattttgatTTATTACCCTGTTTAGATCATGTGTatagataaattattttttggatttggtgttttgtaaaataattcaaataggcccctaaatttgattttgatgagCAAAATATTGAGTATAACAACAAAGTTCTTAGTCAGAATgattgtatttttgttctgagttgttagtttgatgaattatttgtgattttagttcaaaaaaatttgatcaaAATCAGGTCTAAAAGTTTATTTGAACTATTCTAGATAATATATggtccaaaaattaatttatcaaaacacaaaatccacaaataataaaacaaaacacatatctaaaaaaaaaaaaagtataaaactCTTCTCTGTTAAGAGCTTTCGTAATCAAATATAAAGAAAGTAATAAAGAAAAAGAATTAAAGAAATGTGATCAAGAGGAAAGACCGTTGCTTAAAACtaaatggtttattattattattattattattattattattatgtgatataataGAAGAAATGAGAGCATAATTTGTAGTGGTCCAATAAGCACTATACATAACACGGAAAGAGATGTAATAattgttatgtatatattttgtgaAGTGAAGTGATGAGTACATTTTAGGGTCCACTGAGCCGGAGAatcctatacatatacatatatatatatatatatgatctgtGATTTTCTCAGTCAATGTCTCATTTAGAATCTCAATTGGTCTAAAGGGATCATCCATAATGGGGTCACCTTAGCTTCTATCTTTGACACTTTCTCTTTATGAAACTCACGTTATGGTCCACCACTGCTAATTTTGATACaagtgataataataataatacgtatatatatatatacatacacagtCTGATCTTCTTTTATGAACCATACATATTTATGTAGGAGAACTGCTGGTCCAATCAATTCACCATATTATAAGTGGGAGCTTCTATAGTAGTAACTGATTTGTACTTTTTCTATATTTTCGATCATGGATAAGTTGTAACGGAAGTTTACATTATAGAAAAAGCGTagagaaaatatttgaataagtctaaaatatcacatttaataacCGTGTATTATTTTATTGCAGCTGTATACACTGCGGTTGTCAGGACTCCCAAAAATTGCAGTGTATTAAAGAAAAAAACCacagagaaaaatatttttttgtaataatgAGGTCTCAGaagtttttgagaaattctgGTTTATGATGCTGAAATAAAAAGTTAAACAGTTTGTTGCAAATATGCATGCTTCACTTTTTATATGCATGTAAAATAAGTTGTTTGAATACTGATATCGGTAccttaaattattcataatttatcTAAAATTTATGAGGGAGGTCTCCTAAAATTACAATGTATActgttatataaaaaataaaaataaaattacaacttcTCCTTGTACGAAGATTGAAAAATTCCTACCAACCATTCGAAAACAGGATTCCTACCGTAGAAGCACCAGCTGTAATTAAGCCttgtttgaaatatatatatatatatgtataaatatatgtatatttatatatatcacaaTGAATTGTATGTTGAATAAtaacatggctaaagggtgtggtacgtaattattaatattttcacacGCGTTAACTCATACTGTTATCTTTTGATAAATTCTCATCCTTGTCATAATAAAATTAGTTACCATTAAAAATTGTCGGTTTtgggtgtatatatatatatatatatatattgtcggCTAGGGTAAtcctaaaatatataattttaattaattccttTTAAAATTGTTAACTAGCTGTATATACTAGTGGAGCACTCGAAATAATAATtaagtacaaagtttgaacaattatatatatatatacatagatagATGTAGTTTTTGAGTGAGCATTTTGCTCTTTTATAAAGGgtgtaaataaatacataaagGGTAGCTGCTAAACTATCCTTTTTGACCAGTTTTAGTGTAATTGTCAAAAATAACAAAAGAACATACAATTTAAGATGTTTTGATAAAGTGGGAGTTGCCACAAACAACAAAGTTGCCAAAGAATGATAGAAATTTGAGTGGGAATTTAAACCGCGGGAATTCTGGTGGTAAAGTGCTTATATTTATAGCTGTGTTCTCCACTTTCCttgaaacatataaatatatatatatatgcgctTTACTTACATTCTTTTATTTTTGGTAATTTGAGTATCTATATCAGTGGGTTTCCAGTATTTCTTGattcgtgaatagttttcggtgcgattttttttatgaccgtgtatattgtagttatttagagcatcttgcaaattttcagaaaattctgaatagtttaccgtaccgaaaactaagttcaaatatgttgttttccactttgaaatatatataggagaattctcctataagggcttcactttaagccctaccggtggggctctcagtgttctcgactcgtgaacagttttcggcgtgatttttttttataaccgtgtatattgtagttgtttagagcatcgtgcaaattttcagaaaattctgaatattttatagtaccgaaaactaagttaaAACATGTTGCATGTGTGAAGACacgtaaaaaaatatatacacagtcataaaaaaaaatcgtgtcgaaaattattcacgggtcaagaacactgaagaaccctaccgatagggcttaaagtgaaatcTCAATATGAAAATTGTCAGGTATATAATGCATATATAATAATCTTGGCATGGCCTTTGTTGTAATCATTACAAATCCTTAAACTCAAttttctaagtttatttacaTTTTTAAGGATTAGGTAATGAATGGATATACATTGGGAACAAATATTAAATccgttctttttctttttatacaCTTTTTTTTAATCTCACTATTCCATAGATATAAAAAGTACTAATCTTTTTTAAAATGCCCGAAGGAACCAGCTAGCTAGGCCCTATAAATGTTCCTATCATCGCATAGGATCCAATTAACAATAAGTTGGAATGTATAAGATTGCTCAAGATCTAGAAATTCTGACTGAATATGTACATATTTGTTTAAATTCAAATTCCTTAAATTTATAACatattaatatttgaagttaAACACTAATATAAGGATGATGAGAAATATCCATTCATTAATATGGTTGATTCAATTCTCTTCGAATTATTgaagaggcataagcaattaagGAGCTAAGGTAAGGTGGACTAGGGAGGCCATGGTCCctaacttttatttttctatatatttgtcAATGTATTGttgaaaaaattattatgaatatatataaaaatgtatattggtccctttaaatttaaaaaatatatatttatatattttgtatatttttgaCTAACTTCTTCGTCAACTACAAACAAATAGATAAAACTCAAAGAAGAAGGATTGAACATTGAATTTTTACATAGtttaggttattaattaaccctagtccacgagttaattGTATTAGAAAGAAGAACTTACAAAGTTCAAGCTCTCTAGAAATTTAGGCAGCATTTTTTGCATGCTCTAAAAATTGAGAATCATTTTATAGATGATACCCTAGCCTTATTTATAGGTGGCTGGGGGAGTTTTAGCTCACTAATTGGGGCTGATTACAATCAAATTACCCTAGTGGGCCTAGAGTACATATAAGTGAGGCCATTTTCCTACTCTTTAGGCTATTGGGCCCCAATTTTTGGTCATCAGGCCCATCGTGGGAGCTATGAGCCCACGTTTTTCTGGAAAAATGTGCTACTCAAGTATCGTCAGGTGGTAGCTGCACGTATCCCTGCGTTTAAGCAGCATCTTCAGCATCTACTTTGTTGGTTGTACGGAACCGACATCATGATATCTGCAGCCACCAAATGTCAGACACATATTCGCTGTCCCAATTCTCTTTCCGACTAACATCTGGCGAGAGAGTTAACCTTCCACGATGGGGTTATCCTCGGAGCCTGGTGGACAGTTCACATTCTGAGGAGCTCTACTTGAACCATGAAGCTATCAATTGGCTCACTTCCCGTCCGAAGTTCTCAAGGGTTGACACTGCGAATGAGCCACCCAAGCATTTTCTCTAGCTATGATGAAACAACTCTTTATTGTATTAGGTCTTAAGCCCCGTGGAGGGCTCAAACGACATTATAAAGTAAGACAACGTTATCGTATGAAGAAAACACGAACAATATATATtagtataatttttatttaaaaaaaattgactcTCACTATGTTTTAGTCTTGACTAACCCTCAACTAGTATGTCAATAGAGTAAAAGTAATGGATGTGTTAGCAGGATGAATAACGACATGAAATCGGTTATGAGAAAATCTTCAAGGAAAAGTTGCTATACTATGAAAAACCTCTTGAAACTAGCTCATGAATATTTGTAGAAGTTGAAAAATGCAAGGAATACTTGTGAAAAATGCATTTTTTGTTTGAAAGGGATAAATTCTCATATTAATATAGATAATGTGATTCAAATTGCAAAAGAATATTGTAAAAATTgcaaatttaattacataaaatGATAAGCCAAAGCCCAAAGAAGAAATCCAAAATTGAAAGCCCAAAATAAAGTATCAGCCCAAGCCAcccatattaatataattgaaaCTCTTATTTAAAAAGCCAAATTCCCATATTAATGTAAAGAAGCTATGTAGAAAAATCTCATATTATTAAAAAGAACCATGTAAATTTGGcacttttaaatataatgataaaTTACATCTAGGCttgcaaaatatattttatttacaaaaatatcggCCTAAGTTTTATTTACATAAATAACAAATTTCTCTATACCATATTTTGAACTTTTGACAcctaaaataccaaaaaaaagaAAATCCGCACTTTTCTACACGCCAAATGTTAACAAATCGACCACTACTCATGGGAATGGTGCACTTTCACGAGTTactaaaaagtatattttttattttaaatttaaaagttaTCATACAACATTCCAAACACtatttggtaacttttaaatagaatataaacatttttttgtgtaacttgttatattgtttaattgcttaaaAATTACGTAGCAACCTAAAAATTAAGTCATGTTTTAAAAGGTAaacaaaatgtcatttttaaaaACCAAGATAACAGAAAAATCCATCCCCCATTCTTTTAAAATGCTGAAATGGTAAATAACCATCTTTTGTGGAATTCAGCCCTACATTTTCTAGGAAGTATGCTAATAAAATTGGTATAGAAAATAAGAAATTTTTAAAAAGTAAG from Humulus lupulus chromosome 5, drHumLupu1.1, whole genome shotgun sequence encodes the following:
- the LOC133834128 gene encoding uncharacterized protein LOC133834128, with protein sequence MGNCLFGGLGDPDGVIKVTTSNGGVMEFFAPITAGNITGEFPGHGLFRSQDLFWKPLPHDEELVAGHSYYLLPLGGSDGGDISSASSSCSIVREGHVRSNSIPATSSAVAPYRMSFDYQGMLKRSYTEVFSTRGPAYYSHGGGFWKVKLVITPEQLLEILSQEGRTQELIESVRTVAKCGGSGGGGGGGGGSALPEVGFSDEYWSLSSSSRNGSSKVNGRLINYRY